A stretch of Sandaracinaceae bacterium DNA encodes these proteins:
- a CDS encoding DUF2505 domain-containing protein, which translates to MATKIQTRDHFAVTPEQFWDEVFFDETYNQKLYTDALGFTGLDIQKMEGGPGEARHRVMVAEPKSEMPAVMKKIVGNSLAYTETGHFDPKTGIWTYRVVTNKVGDKVKIGGKLWCEPKGDDGCIRIAEVEIEVKIFGVGGTIEKFIEKQTRESYEKTATFTNQWIAERA; encoded by the coding sequence TTGGCCACGAAGATTCAGACTCGCGACCACTTCGCCGTCACGCCCGAACAGTTCTGGGACGAGGTCTTCTTCGACGAGACCTACAACCAGAAGCTCTACACCGACGCGCTGGGGTTCACCGGGCTCGACATCCAGAAGATGGAGGGCGGCCCGGGCGAGGCGCGCCACCGCGTGATGGTGGCCGAGCCGAAGAGCGAGATGCCCGCGGTGATGAAGAAGATCGTCGGCAACTCCCTCGCCTACACCGAGACGGGGCACTTCGACCCGAAGACCGGCATCTGGACCTACCGGGTCGTGACCAACAAGGTCGGCGACAAGGTGAAGATCGGCGGCAAGCTCTGGTGCGAGCCCAAGGGTGACGACGGCTGCATCCGGATCGCCGAGGTCGAGATCGAGGTGAAGATCTTCGGCGTCGGGGGCACGATCGAGAAGTTCATCGAGAAGCAGACCCGCGAGAGCTACGAGAAAACCGCGACGTTCACCAATCAGTGGATTGCCGAACGCGCCTGA
- a CDS encoding Stp1/IreP family PP2C-type Ser/Thr phosphatase — protein MNIIAAGLSDVGQQREHNEDSFCILPEYDLFIVADGMGGHRAGDVASKMATHTIASFFQATSKEDATWPFHFDPHLSVEENRLITGIKVANKRIFEASTRYREVHGMGTTVVGALFAPERGRMYVAHVGDSRAYRVRNGEITQLTRDHSLLNDYLLVMPDMTQEQRDELPKNVITRALGMQDSVVVDLVPEQPHVDDIYVLCSDGLSGMMGDDEIRELVSGNAGDLEAASQALVDLANANGGEDNVTVVLLKITE, from the coding sequence ATGAACATCATCGCAGCAGGTTTGTCCGACGTCGGGCAGCAGCGGGAGCACAACGAGGACTCCTTCTGCATTTTGCCCGAGTACGACCTCTTCATCGTCGCCGATGGGATGGGGGGGCATCGTGCGGGCGATGTGGCGAGCAAGATGGCGACGCACACCATCGCGTCGTTCTTCCAGGCCACATCCAAAGAGGACGCCACCTGGCCGTTCCACTTCGACCCGCACCTGTCGGTCGAAGAGAACCGGCTCATCACCGGCATCAAGGTGGCCAACAAGCGGATCTTCGAGGCGTCGACGCGCTACCGGGAGGTCCACGGGATGGGCACCACGGTGGTCGGCGCGCTCTTCGCGCCCGAGCGGGGCCGCATGTACGTCGCGCACGTGGGCGACAGCCGCGCCTACCGGGTGCGGAACGGCGAGATCACCCAGCTGACGCGCGACCACTCGCTGCTGAACGACTACCTGCTCGTCATGCCCGACATGACGCAGGAGCAGCGCGACGAGCTGCCCAAGAACGTCATCACACGCGCCCTCGGCATGCAGGACTCGGTGGTGGTGGACCTGGTCCCGGAGCAGCCGCACGTCGATGACATCTACGTGCTCTGCAGCGACGGGCTCAGCGGCATGATGGGCGACGACGAGATCCGCGAGCTCGTCAGCGGCAACGCGGGCGACCTCGAGGCGGCCTCGCAGGCCCTGGTCGACCTGGCCAACGCGAACGGCGGCGAGGACAACGTCACCGTGGTCCTCCTCAAGATCACCGAGTAG
- a CDS encoding YkgJ family cysteine cluster protein: MRRVTRRYDDPLDRVWLTAAERVGLRVRRSADAFASTDGRGTLIIGSADTLDPDDCLAQMIFHELCHSLVQGPESFAQPDWGLDNEGARDLVREHACLRLQAFLSRRHGLRDVLAPTTEHRAFYDALGEDPLEGGDASVTLARAGVSRAERDPWGPHLAAALEASAAIASVVSAHLPRPPIGVVPDDAPPAALPPLYADVQPALPRHPTGRFVHAVATRTCADCAWNADGVCAGTDLVDPAWPACERFEASVVCEDCGACCREAYHQLELAPDDPFVARHADLVERVDGRLALRRVDGRCPPLRGDGTEAAPYRCDVHADRPRTCRDFTRGSANCLEARRRVGRSI; encoded by the coding sequence GTGCGCCGCGTCACCCGCCGCTACGACGATCCGCTCGACCGCGTCTGGCTCACTGCGGCCGAGCGCGTCGGCCTGCGTGTGCGGCGGAGCGCGGACGCCTTCGCGTCGACCGACGGTCGCGGCACCCTGATCATCGGCAGCGCCGACACGCTCGACCCGGACGACTGCCTCGCGCAGATGATCTTCCACGAGCTCTGTCACTCGCTCGTGCAGGGGCCCGAGAGCTTCGCCCAGCCCGACTGGGGGCTCGACAACGAGGGCGCGCGCGATCTCGTCCGCGAGCACGCTTGCCTGCGCCTCCAGGCCTTCCTGTCGCGACGACACGGCTTGCGTGACGTGCTCGCGCCGACCACCGAGCACCGCGCGTTCTACGACGCGCTCGGCGAGGATCCTCTCGAGGGCGGCGACGCCTCGGTCACGCTCGCCCGCGCGGGCGTGTCCCGGGCCGAGCGCGATCCGTGGGGCCCCCACCTCGCTGCGGCGCTCGAGGCCAGCGCGGCGATCGCGAGCGTCGTGTCGGCGCACCTGCCCCGACCGCCGATCGGCGTGGTGCCGGACGACGCGCCGCCGGCCGCGCTGCCGCCGCTCTACGCGGACGTCCAGCCCGCCCTGCCCCGTCACCCGACGGGGCGCTTCGTGCACGCGGTCGCGACCCGCACCTGCGCCGACTGCGCGTGGAACGCGGATGGCGTCTGCGCGGGCACCGATCTCGTCGACCCCGCGTGGCCCGCCTGCGAGCGCTTCGAGGCGTCGGTCGTGTGCGAGGACTGCGGCGCGTGCTGCCGCGAGGCCTATCACCAGCTCGAGCTCGCCCCGGACGACCCCTTCGTGGCGCGACACGCCGATCTCGTCGAGCGCGTCGACGGTCGTCTCGCCCTGCGCCGGGTCGACGGCCGCTGCCCGCCGCTCCGTGGCGACGGAACCGAGGCCGCGCCCTACCGTTGCGACGTGCACGCCGACCGGCCGCGCACCTGCCGCGACTTCACCCGCGGCAGCGCCAACTGTCTCGAGGCGCGTCGCCGCGTGGGCCGTTCGATCTGA
- the gshB gene encoding glutathione synthase, whose translation MRIVFVMDPPSTVLVDEDTSFALMFEAQSRGHRVDHCMAQELFLRGQSVGARVRRATCERDPKNPITLGEPEDVLLADVDVVFVRKDPPFDDDYMWATQLLEHARGQTLIVNDPRGLRDANEKIYATYFPGLMPETLIAHDKTRIKAFMNDVGGRAVLKPLSGAGGEGIFALNEGDPNLNACIETVTRGGRRLAMAQAFLPEVTAGDKRILLLDGDPLGAILRVPQGGDLRSNIHVGGRVDAAELDDADRRIIAAVAPRLRRDGLYFVGLDVIGGKLTEVNVTSPTGIQQASRLGGENLEAKVLDWLEAKA comes from the coding sequence ATGCGCATCGTCTTCGTCATGGACCCCCCGTCGACCGTGCTCGTCGACGAGGACACCTCGTTCGCCCTGATGTTCGAGGCCCAGAGCCGCGGGCACCGGGTCGATCACTGCATGGCCCAGGAGCTCTTCCTGCGCGGCCAGAGCGTCGGGGCGCGGGTGCGGCGCGCGACCTGCGAGCGGGATCCGAAGAACCCGATCACCCTCGGTGAGCCCGAGGACGTGCTCCTCGCGGACGTCGACGTGGTCTTCGTGCGCAAGGATCCGCCCTTCGACGACGACTACATGTGGGCCACCCAGCTGCTCGAGCACGCGCGCGGGCAGACCCTGATCGTCAACGATCCCCGGGGCTTGCGGGACGCGAACGAGAAGATCTACGCGACCTATTTTCCCGGTCTCATGCCTGAGACCCTCATCGCCCACGACAAGACGCGCATCAAGGCGTTCATGAACGACGTCGGGGGGCGCGCGGTGCTCAAGCCGCTGAGCGGCGCGGGCGGCGAGGGCATCTTCGCGCTGAACGAGGGCGACCCGAACCTCAACGCCTGCATCGAGACCGTCACCCGCGGCGGCCGTCGGCTCGCGATGGCCCAGGCGTTCCTCCCCGAGGTCACAGCGGGCGACAAGCGCATCCTGCTCCTCGACGGGGACCCGCTCGGCGCGATCCTCCGCGTGCCCCAGGGCGGCGACCTGCGGAGCAACATCCACGTCGGCGGTCGGGTCGACGCGGCGGAGCTCGACGACGCGGATCGGCGCATCATCGCGGCGGTGGCGCCGCGGCTCCGTCGAGACGGCCTCTACTTCGTCGGCCTCGACGTGATCGGCGGCAAGCTGACCGAGGTCAACGTCACCAGCCCCACCGGGATCCAGCAGGCCTCGCGCCTCGGCGGCGAGAACCTCGAGGCGAAGGTCCTAGACTGGCTCGAAGCGAAGGCGTGA
- a CDS encoding isocitrate/isopropylmalate dehydrogenase family protein, protein MSQQSNSKRIAVIEGDGIGKEVVSVGVALLERLAEARGYQFELVHFDLGADRFLRDGATFPEEDQQTIRETCDAVLLGALGDPRVPSLDYARDILFGLRFGLDLYCNIRPIQCLSDRLMPLKGKSAKDCDMVVFRENTEGIYVNVGGQFKKGTPDEVAINEDINTRKGVERVIRAAFDFAKAHGRGRVHMADKSNAMKHAHELWQRCFREVAADYPGIEAKHQYVDALCFNLIRDPSQFDVVVTNNLFGDIVTDLGAALQGGLGMAASANVHPGRIGLFEPVHGSAPDIAGEDKANPLATVLTIGMMMTHLGWPDEEARLVELVRRAIDEGKCTADVGGELGTRAVGEWVVSQIA, encoded by the coding sequence ATGTCGCAGCAGTCGAACTCGAAGCGCATCGCGGTCATCGAAGGGGATGGCATCGGCAAAGAGGTGGTCTCCGTCGGCGTCGCGCTCCTCGAGCGCCTGGCCGAGGCGCGAGGCTACCAGTTCGAGCTGGTACATTTCGACCTCGGCGCCGATCGTTTTCTCCGGGACGGCGCCACCTTCCCGGAAGAGGACCAGCAGACCATCCGCGAGACGTGCGACGCGGTGCTGCTCGGCGCGCTCGGAGACCCGCGCGTTCCGAGCCTGGATTACGCGCGCGACATCCTCTTCGGGCTGCGCTTCGGGCTCGACCTCTACTGCAACATCCGCCCGATCCAGTGCCTCAGCGATCGCCTGATGCCGCTGAAGGGCAAGTCCGCCAAGGACTGCGACATGGTGGTGTTCCGCGAGAACACCGAGGGCATCTACGTGAACGTCGGCGGCCAGTTCAAGAAGGGCACGCCGGACGAGGTCGCGATCAACGAGGACATCAACACCCGCAAGGGCGTCGAGCGCGTGATCCGCGCCGCCTTCGACTTCGCGAAGGCCCACGGCCGCGGACGCGTGCACATGGCCGACAAGTCCAACGCGATGAAGCACGCGCACGAGCTCTGGCAGCGCTGCTTCCGCGAGGTCGCCGCCGACTACCCGGGCATCGAGGCGAAGCACCAGTACGTCGACGCCCTCTGCTTCAACCTCATCCGCGACCCGTCCCAGTTCGACGTCGTCGTGACCAACAACCTCTTCGGCGACATCGTCACCGACCTCGGCGCCGCCCTGCAGGGCGGGCTCGGCATGGCCGCGAGCGCCAACGTGCACCCCGGCCGCATCGGCCTGTTCGAGCCCGTGCACGGCTCCGCGCCCGACATCGCGGGCGAGGACAAGGCCAACCCGCTCGCGACCGTGCTCACGATCGGCATGATGATGACCCACCTCGGCTGGCCCGACGAAGAGGCGCGCCTGGTGGAGCTCGTCCGCCGCGCGATCGACGAGGGCAAGTGCACCGCCGACGTCGGCGGCGAGCTCGGCACCCGCGCCGTCGGCGAGTGGGTCGTCTCCCAGATCGCCTGA
- the ggt gene encoding gamma-glutamyltransferase, with translation MRKLPLVFRFAALGALTFALLGQAESESTELAYREHAVAADHPLASEAGAEVLAAGGNAADAAAATMLALGVVSPASSGLGGGGFALYYRASDQSTHFIDFREEAPSAATAEMFARREGDTDDQAANRSRAGGLAVGVPGEPAGVMALIDQFGSGDVTRSQIVAPALRHAQEGYEASPVFERFTRWIGAEMRRDPVFSTWFPEGSDVIPPGHRIRNPAHARSLQQLAARGAEPFYRGAIAREIVRRVREEGGVMTMADLAAYEVRMREPVSGTYFGHRWVSSPPPSAGGVTMLSSLALLERWLPAPHRQADSAFFRHALAESWKGPYTDRHHYLGDTDHVDVPIAALLEGERADARAARFHPMLAQRAEHYDLPLAGRETRPAQPGGDHGTSHFCVVDAEGNIASVTTTVNLPFGARFTAAGIVMNDEMDDFAREVGEPNAFGLVGGAPNLPGPGRRPLSSMSPTIVFDPSGQPILCVGAAGGSRIITATQQAALFGVLFGDSPGAALARRRVHHQGIPRTLRYEEGMDEATLRGLRARGHDLESVDHSAVVQMIRIVRGEDGRVQILAASDPRKGGRPAGR, from the coding sequence ATGCGAAAGCTCCCCCTGGTCTTCCGGTTCGCCGCGCTCGGCGCGTTGACCTTCGCGCTCCTCGGCCAGGCCGAGAGCGAGTCTACGGAGCTGGCGTACCGCGAGCACGCGGTGGCGGCCGACCACCCGCTCGCCTCGGAGGCGGGCGCGGAGGTGCTCGCCGCGGGCGGCAACGCGGCGGACGCGGCGGCGGCGACGATGCTCGCGCTCGGCGTGGTCAGCCCGGCCTCGAGCGGGCTCGGCGGCGGCGGCTTCGCCCTCTACTACCGCGCGAGCGACCAGAGCACGCACTTCATCGACTTCCGCGAGGAGGCGCCGAGCGCGGCCACGGCGGAGATGTTCGCGCGGCGCGAGGGCGACACCGACGACCAGGCCGCCAACCGCTCCCGCGCGGGCGGCCTCGCGGTGGGCGTGCCCGGTGAGCCCGCGGGCGTGATGGCGTTGATCGATCAGTTCGGCTCGGGCGACGTGACGCGCAGCCAGATCGTCGCGCCCGCCCTCCGCCACGCGCAGGAGGGCTACGAGGCGAGCCCGGTCTTCGAGCGCTTCACCCGCTGGATCGGGGCCGAGATGCGGCGCGACCCGGTCTTCTCGACCTGGTTCCCCGAGGGCAGCGACGTGATCCCGCCCGGGCATCGCATCCGGAACCCCGCGCACGCGCGCTCCCTGCAGCAGCTCGCGGCGCGCGGCGCGGAGCCCTTCTACCGGGGCGCCATCGCGCGCGAGATCGTGCGGCGCGTGCGCGAGGAGGGCGGCGTGATGACCATGGCCGACCTCGCGGCGTACGAGGTCCGCATGCGCGAGCCGGTCAGCGGCACGTACTTCGGCCACCGCTGGGTCTCGTCCCCGCCGCCGAGCGCGGGCGGGGTGACCATGCTCAGCTCCCTCGCGCTCCTCGAGCGCTGGCTGCCCGCGCCGCACCGCCAGGCCGACTCGGCGTTCTTCCGCCACGCCCTCGCCGAGAGCTGGAAGGGTCCCTACACCGACCGCCACCACTACCTCGGCGACACCGACCACGTCGACGTGCCGATCGCGGCCCTGCTCGAGGGCGAGCGGGCCGACGCCCGCGCCGCGCGCTTCCACCCGATGCTGGCCCAGCGCGCCGAGCACTACGACCTGCCGCTCGCGGGCCGCGAGACCCGCCCCGCGCAGCCGGGCGGCGACCACGGCACCTCGCACTTCTGCGTCGTCGACGCGGAGGGCAACATCGCCTCCGTGACCACCACCGTCAACTTGCCGTTCGGCGCTCGGTTCACGGCCGCGGGCATCGTGATGAACGACGAGATGGACGACTTCGCGCGCGAGGTGGGTGAGCCCAACGCCTTCGGCCTCGTCGGCGGCGCCCCCAACCTGCCCGGCCCCGGCCGCCGGCCGCTCTCGAGCATGTCGCCGACCATCGTCTTCGACCCGAGCGGCCAGCCCATCCTCTGCGTGGGCGCCGCGGGCGGCAGCCGCATCATCACCGCGACCCAGCAGGCCGCGCTCTTCGGCGTGCTCTTCGGCGACAGCCCCGGGGCCGCGCTCGCGCGTCGGCGCGTCCACCACCAGGGCATCCCGCGCACGCTCCGCTACGAGGAGGGCATGGACGAGGCGACCCTCCGCGGCCTGCGCGCGCGCGGCCACGACCTCGAGTCCGTCGACCACTCCGCCGTGGTGCAGATGATCCGGATCGTGCGCGGAGAAGACGGCCGCGTGCAGATCCTCGCCGCGAGCGATCCCCGCAAGGGCGGCCGCCCCGCGGGTCGCTGA
- a CDS encoding phospholipase D-like domain-containing protein, protein MTKRTLGLLVSILALGGCVSELDSPDGIDDVGVVPGGKADGGDYSACELGAVVSWLNEGASVDTLKEAGVHTRAARNLVAHRDGADGVFGTEDDDLFDDIREVDDVSWVGPVAMSQLVEARADVCAAGAAGAEVIFSPQDYEASHLARMVELIDASTRSVDIAMYSFRDAAISDALERAVARGVSVRMIFEKANDDRRDPEGSASARLEDAGIEVRYVNKIMHHKFAIFDGPRADLAFATEGTLASGSGNWSNSAATRYDENTLIVAGNAELNLRFQREFNHLWDNGRLFVWNESLDSVTHVAITDADIPDDPAVDAIFTSANFRTYESSRYGPTFSVIRGENEVSDRWVQLIRGARRSIRIASGHLRSRPISEALMQAQADNPELDVRVYLDGQEYLSEWSHDRQQRDLQDCLVEAGDSEARQQDCMDTGFLFSYALHTEGVPVRFKYYAYRWDYSYAAQMHHKYMIVDDEILITGSYNLSDNAEHNTMENDTILQGAAFQGVIDGYIDNFDALWVTAEEAGLYGALMSEITETAGDFPIVFESMALDWDQVTALKDAIRDHCPDINSPDYRENPGRHRYCDR, encoded by the coding sequence ATGACCAAGCGCACCCTCGGACTGCTCGTGTCGATCCTGGCCCTCGGCGGCTGCGTGTCCGAGCTGGACTCCCCCGACGGCATCGACGACGTGGGCGTCGTCCCCGGGGGCAAGGCCGACGGAGGCGACTACAGCGCGTGTGAGCTCGGCGCGGTGGTCAGCTGGCTCAACGAAGGTGCCAGCGTCGATACGCTGAAGGAGGCCGGCGTGCACACCCGCGCGGCCCGCAACCTGGTGGCGCACCGCGACGGCGCGGACGGAGTCTTCGGCACCGAGGACGACGATCTGTTCGACGACATCCGCGAGGTCGACGACGTCAGCTGGGTCGGCCCGGTGGCGATGAGCCAGCTCGTCGAGGCCCGCGCCGACGTCTGCGCGGCGGGCGCGGCGGGGGCCGAGGTGATCTTCTCGCCCCAGGACTACGAGGCCAGCCACCTCGCGCGCATGGTGGAGCTCATCGACGCGTCCACCCGGAGCGTCGACATCGCGATGTACAGCTTCCGCGACGCCGCGATCTCCGACGCGCTCGAGCGCGCGGTCGCGCGGGGGGTCAGCGTCCGCATGATCTTCGAGAAGGCCAACGACGACCGCCGCGACCCGGAGGGCTCCGCGAGCGCCCGCCTCGAGGACGCCGGCATCGAGGTCCGGTACGTGAACAAGATCATGCATCACAAGTTCGCGATCTTCGACGGACCGCGCGCCGACCTCGCCTTCGCGACCGAGGGCACCCTCGCGAGCGGCAGCGGCAACTGGTCCAACAGCGCCGCCACCCGCTACGACGAGAACACGCTCATCGTCGCGGGCAACGCCGAGCTCAACCTCCGCTTCCAGCGCGAGTTCAACCACCTCTGGGACAACGGCCGCCTCTTCGTCTGGAACGAGAGCCTCGACAGCGTGACCCACGTCGCGATCACCGACGCGGACATCCCGGACGACCCGGCGGTGGACGCCATCTTCACGAGCGCGAACTTCCGCACCTACGAGTCCTCCCGCTACGGCCCGACCTTCAGCGTGATCCGCGGCGAGAACGAGGTCTCGGATCGCTGGGTCCAGCTCATCCGTGGCGCGCGGCGCAGCATCCGCATCGCGAGCGGGCACCTCCGCAGCCGCCCCATCTCCGAGGCGCTCATGCAGGCCCAGGCCGACAACCCCGAGCTCGACGTGCGCGTCTACCTCGACGGCCAGGAGTACCTGAGCGAGTGGTCCCACGACCGCCAGCAGCGCGACCTCCAGGACTGCCTGGTCGAGGCCGGCGACAGCGAGGCCCGTCAGCAGGACTGCATGGATACGGGCTTCCTCTTCAGCTACGCGCTGCACACCGAGGGCGTGCCCGTCCGGTTCAAGTACTACGCCTACCGCTGGGACTACTCGTACGCCGCGCAGATGCACCACAAGTACATGATCGTGGACGACGAGATCCTGATCACGGGCAGCTACAACCTCTCCGACAACGCCGAGCACAACACGATGGAGAACGACACCATCCTCCAGGGCGCGGCGTTCCAGGGTGTGATCGACGGCTACATCGACAACTTCGACGCGCTCTGGGTGACGGCGGAGGAGGCGGGGCTCTACGGCGCGCTGATGAGCGAGATCACCGAGACCGCGGGCGACTTCCCGATCGTGTTCGAGTCCATGGCCCTGGACTGGGATCAGGTCACCGCGCTCAAGGACGCCATCCGCGATCACTGCCCCGACATCAACAGCCCCGACTACCGTGAGAACCCGGGGCGCCACCGCTACTGCGATCGCTGA
- a CDS encoding peptidoglycan recognition protein yields MTNTTKTIAMMLALTGCTLTGCTGQLSVDEEELGHDSHEMLVTPAELTDGWSRDGDWLVSPALDAPDGASRVGVFVGLVEEGALPTLEARPLLGGEPVGDWVAIDATWSEVDHHVGVAELGTIGDGAELRIAASESERLALFRWSAVIPEEAVPMSVDEELGASQEALRRELSGLGIVTRSAWGARATRCTSRNSSKARMAIHHTVTPSSNPARQMRGIQRYHMDSRGWCDVGYHFLVGQDGKVYEGRPLHLIGAHVGGHNTGNIGISFIGCFHRSGCNTSTYGPNRPNDASIRAAGRLVGELSRLYGITINTSNLKGHRDHSGQGTSCPGDYLHARLGDIRSIGRSGGGGSTPPPSSGGSCTHSLGGSYANRACSASWQCCDGRWGSRGSCGSCLCTETSGRTGCTSAGGGSTPTPPPGASCTHSYGGRYVNTACSASYQCCDGRWGSRGSCGSCFCTETSGRTGCSSPSGPPPPPPGASCGHSYGGRYANTACSASWQCCDGRWGSRGSCGSCYCTEESGRTGCGT; encoded by the coding sequence ATGACGAACACGACGAAGACGATCGCGATGATGCTGGCCCTCACCGGATGCACGCTCACTGGATGCACCGGGCAGCTGTCAGTCGACGAAGAGGAGCTCGGTCACGACAGCCACGAGATGCTGGTGACGCCGGCCGAGCTGACCGACGGATGGAGCCGGGACGGCGACTGGCTGGTCTCCCCCGCGCTGGACGCGCCGGACGGAGCGAGCCGGGTCGGCGTGTTCGTCGGCCTGGTCGAGGAGGGCGCCCTGCCCACCCTCGAGGCGCGGCCGCTCCTGGGCGGCGAGCCGGTCGGCGACTGGGTGGCGATCGACGCGACCTGGAGCGAGGTCGACCACCACGTCGGCGTCGCGGAGCTGGGCACGATCGGCGACGGCGCGGAGCTCCGCATCGCCGCGAGCGAGTCCGAGCGGCTGGCGCTCTTCCGCTGGAGCGCGGTGATCCCCGAAGAGGCGGTGCCGATGAGCGTCGACGAGGAGCTGGGCGCGAGCCAGGAGGCGCTCCGGCGCGAGCTGTCCGGGCTCGGCATCGTCACGCGCTCGGCGTGGGGCGCGCGGGCCACGCGGTGCACGAGCCGTAACTCGAGCAAGGCCCGCATGGCCATCCACCACACCGTCACGCCGAGCAGCAACCCGGCGCGGCAGATGCGCGGCATCCAGCGCTATCACATGGACTCGCGCGGCTGGTGCGACGTCGGCTACCACTTCCTCGTCGGCCAGGACGGCAAGGTCTACGAGGGGCGGCCCCTGCACCTCATCGGCGCCCACGTCGGCGGCCACAACACGGGCAACATCGGGATCAGCTTCATCGGCTGCTTCCATCGCAGCGGCTGCAACACGTCGACCTACGGCCCCAACCGCCCGAACGACGCCTCGATCCGCGCCGCCGGGCGGCTCGTCGGCGAGCTGTCGCGCCTCTACGGGATCACGATCAACACGAGCAACCTCAAGGGGCACCGCGACCACAGCGGGCAGGGCACGAGCTGCCCGGGCGACTACCTGCACGCGCGCCTCGGCGACATCCGCTCGATCGGCCGCAGCGGCGGCGGAGGCTCCACGCCTCCCCCCTCGAGCGGGGGCAGCTGCACGCACAGCCTCGGCGGGAGCTACGCGAACCGCGCGTGCAGCGCGAGCTGGCAGTGCTGCGATGGCCGCTGGGGCAGCCGCGGATCGTGCGGGAGCTGCCTCTGCACCGAGACGAGCGGCCGCACGGGCTGCACGAGCGCGGGCGGAGGCTCCACGCCGACCCCGCCGCCCGGCGCGAGCTGCACCCACAGCTACGGCGGGCGCTACGTCAACACCGCGTGCAGCGCGAGCTACCAGTGCTGCGACGGACGCTGGGGCAGCCGGGGCTCGTGCGGGAGCTGCTTCTGCACCGAGACGAGCGGGCGCACCGGGTGCAGCAGCCCGAGCGGTCCGCCCCCGCCCCCGCCCGGCGCGAGCTGCGGCCACAGCTACGGCGGCCGCTACGCGAACACCGCGTGCAGCGCGAGCTGGCAGTGCTGCGACGGCCGCTGGGGCAGCCGTGGCTCGTGCGGGAGCTGCTACTGCACGGAGGAGAGCGGCCGGACCGGCTGCGGGACCTGA
- a CDS encoding extensin family protein, with amino-acid sequence MRRLTLLALFALTSACAAPTDVGVSQEKLSHPGPWDIPADTLAIGDTQDVDYTGAGPWVGSSGCGGSLLGGTAELRDWLGAAFPQITHIGGYSCRHINGDSSRMSVHATGRAMDIFIPLHSGDADNDLGDPVANWLIEHSEEIGIQLVIWDRWTWGPHRTPGEKERAYGGAHPHHDHLHVELSTEAAALGTPWFSGPRTHPGRDCETLPADGGVLEETSDCFAAYGPATYWRSEATGHGGSMLWTNAFESDEPSNWARWHVHVGEPGEYRVEIYAEAARSAHRAVRYTVRHASVDEPLELDLSGAGGWVELGVFHFSGDGAEHVSVYDHSRVPVGADPHIPADAVRLTRTDRVEAMGPRATPVEAVFYEAPRIEGGDPRLDDDPMLPPGRDEGLSGGCAVSRDGSDPGALFLLMLGLWLGRRLATRGLRAP; translated from the coding sequence ATGCGACGCCTCACCCTCCTCGCTCTCTTCGCTCTCACCTCGGCCTGCGCCGCCCCGACCGACGTGGGCGTCTCGCAGGAGAAGCTCTCGCACCCGGGCCCCTGGGACATCCCCGCCGACACCCTGGCCATCGGGGACACCCAGGACGTCGACTACACGGGGGCCGGGCCCTGGGTCGGCTCGAGCGGCTGCGGCGGCTCGCTCCTCGGAGGCACGGCGGAGCTGCGGGACTGGCTCGGCGCCGCGTTCCCGCAGATCACCCACATCGGGGGCTACTCGTGCCGGCACATCAACGGCGACAGCAGCCGCATGAGCGTGCACGCGACCGGGCGGGCGATGGACATCTTCATCCCCCTGCACAGCGGCGACGCGGACAACGACCTCGGCGACCCGGTGGCGAACTGGCTGATCGAGCACTCGGAGGAGATCGGGATCCAGCTCGTGATCTGGGACCGCTGGACGTGGGGCCCGCACCGCACGCCCGGCGAGAAGGAGCGCGCGTACGGCGGCGCCCACCCGCACCACGATCATCTGCACGTGGAGCTGTCGACCGAGGCGGCCGCGCTGGGCACGCCCTGGTTCTCGGGGCCGCGAACGCATCCGGGCCGGGACTGCGAGACGCTGCCCGCCGACGGCGGCGTGCTCGAGGAGACGAGCGACTGCTTCGCGGCCTACGGGCCGGCCACCTACTGGCGGAGCGAGGCGACGGGGCACGGCGGCTCGATGCTCTGGACAAACGCGTTCGAGAGCGACGAGCCGAGCAACTGGGCGCGCTGGCACGTGCACGTCGGGGAGCCGGGTGAGTACCGCGTGGAGATCTACGCCGAGGCCGCGCGCAGCGCGCACCGCGCGGTCCGCTACACGGTGCGCCACGCGAGCGTCGACGAGCCGCTCGAGCTGGACCTGAGCGGCGCGGGCGGCTGGGTGGAGCTGGGCGTGTTCCACTTCAGCGGCGACGGCGCCGAGCACGTCAGCGTCTACGACCACAGCCGCGTCCCGGTGGGCGCAGACCCGCACATCCCGGCCGACGCGGTGCGGCTCACCCGGACCGATCGCGTCGAGGCGATGGGCCCGCGCGCGACGCCCGTGGAGGCGGTCTTCTACGAGGCGCCGCGGATCGAGGGCGGCGACCCGCGGCTCGACGACGACCCGATGCTGCCGCCCGGCCGGGACGAAGGGCTGAGCGGCGGCTGCGCTGTCTCTCGAGACGGCTCCGATCCCGGCGCGCTCTTCTTGCTGATGCTGGGGCTCTGGCTCGGCCGTCGACTTGCCACGAGAGGCCTTCGTGCCCCATGA